A genomic window from Blastococcus saxobsidens DD2 includes:
- a CDS encoding glycosyltransferase family 2 protein: MTAPTSAGDRTPAVSVLVVDWNGGDLLLRCLQSVTEDAGRPGVPTTEVVVVDNASTDGAADRAQERFPGLIVLRQESNLGFAGGANAGIRAARGAVIVLVNNDAEVRGGFLEAVTAALDAPGNEDVAAVTGRVLLAGWYRPLPADAAPEEGLRGHDGSRWGRADERDPGARRLTNSTGNEMTRSGNGRDRDWLAPADQQPAGSQVFGFNGGCVALRRRALDDVGLFDDRLFMYFEDTELSWRLRRAGWRIMHEPGAVTVHQHAASSGTATAFFQVANARNRLVVSLGQAPWAVVLRGLARTGYRLLVGPHRGRTARAVLQALALVPWAVRRRRETDRRARLSRREVAGWLVAD, from the coding sequence GTGACCGCGCCGACGTCCGCAGGGGATCGGACACCGGCCGTCAGCGTCCTCGTCGTCGACTGGAACGGCGGGGACCTCCTGCTGCGGTGCCTGCAGTCCGTCACCGAGGACGCCGGCCGACCCGGCGTGCCGACGACGGAGGTCGTCGTGGTCGACAACGCCTCGACCGACGGCGCCGCCGACCGGGCGCAGGAGCGCTTCCCCGGGCTGATAGTTCTCCGCCAGGAGTCCAACCTCGGCTTCGCGGGTGGGGCCAACGCCGGGATTCGCGCCGCTCGGGGGGCCGTCATCGTCCTGGTCAACAACGACGCCGAGGTGCGGGGGGGCTTCCTCGAGGCCGTCACCGCCGCCCTGGACGCGCCCGGCAACGAGGATGTCGCCGCGGTCACCGGGCGCGTCCTCCTCGCCGGCTGGTATCGACCCCTTCCGGCCGATGCCGCCCCCGAGGAGGGCCTGCGAGGTCACGACGGTTCCCGATGGGGGCGCGCCGACGAGCGGGACCCCGGCGCCCGGCGGCTGACCAACTCCACGGGCAACGAGATGACGCGCTCCGGCAACGGCCGTGACCGGGACTGGTTGGCTCCGGCGGACCAGCAACCGGCCGGGTCGCAGGTCTTCGGATTCAACGGTGGCTGCGTGGCGTTGCGGCGCCGAGCCCTCGACGACGTGGGGCTGTTCGACGACCGGCTCTTCATGTACTTCGAGGACACGGAGCTGTCCTGGCGCCTGCGCCGGGCAGGCTGGCGGATCATGCATGAGCCGGGCGCGGTGACCGTGCACCAGCACGCCGCCTCCTCGGGTACGGCGACCGCGTTTTTCCAGGTCGCCAACGCCCGCAACCGGCTCGTGGTCAGTCTCGGCCAGGCACCTTGGGCCGTCGTCCTGCGTGGCCTGGCCCGCACCGGCTATCGGCTGCTCGTCGGCCCACATCGCGGCCGGACGGCCCGTGCGGTCCTGCAGGCGCTGGCGCTGGTGCCCTGGGCGGTGCGCCGCCGGCGGGAGACGGATCGGCGGGCTCGCCTGTCCCGTCGCGAGGTGGCCGGGTGGCTCGTCGCGGACTGA